The proteins below are encoded in one region of Ferruginibacter lapsinanis:
- a CDS encoding RNA polymerase sigma factor produces the protein MTEEQLIKACIKEDAACQKEVFNRFSGRMLGVCYRYARNAEDAEDILQDAFIKVFDKMHQFKFEGSFEGWIRRIVVNTALKKYTLTRYSKEISGYEIKDKDESALEPSAYSHLTQKELMELVNNLPDGYRMVFNLYVIEGYQHDEIAEMLGIQPGTSRSQLVKARIMLQKQIIQLQKIAV, from the coding sequence TTGACCGAAGAGCAATTGATAAAAGCCTGTATTAAGGAAGATGCCGCTTGCCAAAAAGAGGTATTCAACCGTTTCAGCGGCCGAATGTTGGGCGTGTGTTACCGCTATGCCCGTAATGCAGAGGACGCAGAAGATATTTTGCAGGATGCTTTTATCAAAGTTTTTGATAAAATGCACCAGTTCAAGTTCGAGGGATCGTTTGAAGGATGGATTAGAAGGATTGTAGTAAACACAGCCCTGAAAAAATATACGCTTACCAGATATTCTAAAGAAATATCTGGATATGAAATAAAGGATAAAGATGAAAGTGCTCTCGAGCCGTCAGCTTATTCTCATTTAACACAAAAGGAATTGATGGAACTGGTAAATAATTTACCGGATGGATACCGGATGGTTTTTAACCTGTATGTTATCGAAGGATATCAACATGACGAGATTGCAGAAATGTTGGGCATACAACCGGGTACCAGTAGAAGTCAATTAGTAAAAGCAAGGATAATGTTACAAAAGCAGATTATACAACTTCAAAAAATTGCCGTATGA
- a CDS encoding HU family DNA-binding protein, which yields MNKAELIAKLADDAGITKTQANATLDSFVEAVTKTLKGGGKVTLVGFGTFSVSKRAARNGRNPQTGAVIKIKAKKVAKFKAGKELSAKL from the coding sequence ATGAACAAAGCAGAATTAATTGCAAAACTTGCTGATGATGCAGGTATTACAAAAACTCAGGCAAACGCTACTTTAGATTCTTTTGTAGAAGCTGTAACTAAAACTTTAAAAGGTGGCGGTAAAGTTACTTTAGTAGGTTTTGGTACTTTCTCAGTATCTAAAAGAGCTGCACGTAATGGTCGCAATCCTCAAACAGGAGCTGTTATCAAAATCAAAGCTAAAAAAGTTGCTAAGTTTAAAGCAGGTAAAGAATTATCAGCTAAATTGTAA
- a CDS encoding 30S ribosomal protein THX: MGRGDIKTKKGKITKGSFGKSRPAKVVKKAAAKKKD, from the coding sequence ATGGGACGTGGAGATATCAAAACTAAAAAAGGAAAAATTACAAAAGGTTCTTTTGGTAAAAGCAGGCCAGCTAAAGTTGTAAAAAAAGCAGCTGCTAAGAAAAAAGATTAA
- the metH gene encoding methionine synthase has translation MSEQTHIKPFLRLSGLEPLVVRPETNFVNVGERTNVTGSKKFARLIRDGQYEEALSVARQQVESGAQVIDINMDDAMLEGVEAMTTFLNLVQAEPDIAKVPIMIDSSKFQIIEAGLKCVQGKCIVNSISMKEGEEKFIEQAFICKSYGASVIVMAFDEVGQADTKDRKIEICHRAYKILTEQVGYDPEDIIFDPNIFAVATGIEEHNNYAVDFIEATREIKRLMPLTKVSGGVSNVSFSFRGNDHVREAIHSVFLYHAIKAGMDMGIVNAGQLVVYDEIEPTLRNLCEDVLLNRNNDNNEATEKLIAFADTVKAKGKETVKDESWRLEPVEKRLSHSLVNGITDYIDADTEEARQKYPKPLDVIEGPLMDGMNVVGDLFGAGKMFLPQVVKSARVMKKAVAVLTPYIEQEKEDRKQAHLAAGTTNEEAAGAAKILLATVKGDVHDIGKNIVGVVLGCNGYDIIDLGVMVPTDKILETAIKENVDIIGLSGLITPSLDEMVHVAHEMKRRGMKLPLLIGGATTSRMHTAVKIAPQYDEGVVHVLDASRSVTVAGSLLSKEQKPDFLNSIKNEYEKLAVDFGNKKSTKAFLTFAEAQKNPAAINWNKFKPVAPTFTGTKTFNNYDLAEIAEYIDWQPFFIAWEMHGKFPAILTDKVIGEAATNLYNDAQKLLTQIIAEKWLNARGAIGFWPANKVAPDSVDVLADKEVVKLEFLRQQIKKADGQPNLSLADFIAPAEMNYQDHIGAFAVTIEGIEPHIKRFEAAHDDYNKIILQALADRLAEAFAEVLHKKTRQEYWGYATDEHLTNEQLIREEYLGIRPAPGYPACPDHTEKYKLFELLGGQEATGIELTESLAMYPASSVAGWYFANPESKYFGVGKISEDQLNDYAGRKGMSIEDATRWLRPILE, from the coding sequence ATGAGTGAACAAACACATATAAAACCTTTTTTACGCCTGAGCGGATTAGAGCCATTGGTCGTTCGTCCCGAAACAAATTTTGTGAACGTTGGTGAACGTACCAATGTTACAGGAAGTAAAAAATTTGCACGCCTGATCAGAGATGGTCAGTATGAAGAAGCTTTGTCTGTTGCAAGACAACAAGTAGAAAGTGGCGCACAGGTCATCGATATCAATATGGATGACGCTATGTTGGAAGGTGTAGAAGCAATGACCACCTTTCTAAACTTAGTACAAGCCGAGCCTGATATTGCCAAAGTGCCGATCATGATCGACTCTTCTAAATTTCAGATCATAGAAGCCGGGTTGAAGTGCGTACAGGGAAAATGTATCGTGAATTCTATCTCCATGAAAGAAGGCGAAGAAAAATTCATTGAGCAGGCATTTATTTGTAAAAGTTATGGTGCATCAGTAATTGTAATGGCTTTTGATGAAGTAGGGCAGGCAGATACAAAAGATCGCAAAATTGAAATTTGTCACAGAGCATACAAGATACTAACTGAACAAGTGGGGTACGATCCTGAAGACATCATTTTTGACCCGAATATTTTTGCAGTAGCAACAGGTATCGAAGAGCATAATAATTATGCAGTAGATTTTATAGAAGCAACTAGGGAAATAAAAAGATTGATGCCGCTTACTAAAGTAAGTGGGGGCGTAAGTAATGTGTCTTTTTCTTTCAGAGGTAATGACCACGTTAGAGAAGCAATACATAGTGTGTTCTTATATCATGCTATCAAAGCCGGTATGGATATGGGTATTGTTAATGCAGGCCAGTTGGTAGTGTATGATGAAATTGAACCTACATTAAGAAATCTTTGCGAAGATGTATTGCTCAACAGAAACAATGATAATAACGAAGCAACAGAAAAATTAATTGCTTTCGCCGATACGGTAAAAGCGAAAGGAAAAGAAACTGTAAAAGACGAAAGTTGGCGTTTAGAACCTGTTGAAAAACGTTTATCACATTCATTGGTAAATGGTATTACAGATTATATCGATGCTGATACTGAAGAAGCAAGACAAAAATATCCGAAGCCATTGGATGTGATCGAAGGTCCTTTGATGGATGGGATGAATGTGGTAGGAGATCTGTTTGGTGCAGGAAAAATGTTCTTACCGCAGGTAGTAAAAAGTGCAAGGGTAATGAAAAAAGCCGTAGCTGTATTAACACCATACATCGAACAGGAAAAAGAAGATAGAAAACAAGCGCATTTGGCTGCAGGTACAACAAATGAAGAAGCTGCAGGAGCCGCAAAGATTTTGTTAGCGACCGTAAAAGGGGATGTGCATGATATCGGTAAAAATATTGTGGGTGTTGTGTTGGGGTGTAATGGGTATGATATCATTGACTTAGGCGTAATGGTGCCAACCGATAAAATTTTAGAAACGGCGATCAAAGAAAATGTTGATATTATTGGCTTAAGCGGATTGATCACACCTTCATTAGATGAAATGGTGCATGTGGCACATGAAATGAAACGTAGAGGGATGAAATTACCTTTGTTGATTGGAGGAGCTACAACAAGCCGTATGCATACCGCTGTTAAAATTGCTCCGCAATACGATGAAGGAGTAGTGCATGTATTAGACGCCAGTCGTAGTGTAACCGTGGCCGGTAGTTTGTTAAGTAAAGAACAAAAGCCTGATTTTTTAAATAGTATCAAAAACGAATACGAAAAATTGGCAGTTGATTTTGGTAATAAAAAATCGACCAAAGCATTTTTGACCTTTGCCGAAGCACAAAAAAATCCGGCAGCAATTAACTGGAACAAATTTAAGCCGGTTGCTCCAACATTTACCGGAACAAAAACATTTAACAACTATGACCTTGCCGAAATAGCTGAATATATTGATTGGCAACCTTTCTTCATTGCATGGGAAATGCATGGCAAGTTTCCTGCAATACTAACGGACAAAGTAATTGGTGAAGCTGCTACCAATTTGTACAATGACGCTCAAAAATTATTGACACAGATCATAGCTGAGAAATGGCTGAATGCAAGAGGAGCAATTGGTTTCTGGCCCGCTAATAAGGTTGCTCCTGATTCTGTAGATGTTTTGGCTGATAAAGAAGTGGTAAAACTGGAATTCCTTCGTCAGCAAATTAAAAAGGCAGACGGACAACCTAATTTGTCACTGGCAGATTTTATTGCCCCTGCAGAGATGAACTATCAAGATCATATCGGAGCTTTTGCAGTAACAATAGAAGGCATTGAACCGCATATCAAAAGATTTGAAGCGGCTCATGATGATTATAATAAAATTATTTTGCAAGCGTTGGCCGATAGGTTGGCAGAGGCATTTGCTGAAGTATTGCATAAAAAAACAAGGCAAGAGTATTGGGGTTATGCTACAGATGAGCATCTTACCAATGAACAATTGATCAGAGAAGAATATTTAGGCATTCGTCCGGCACCTGGCTATCCCGCTTGTCCGGATCATACGGAAAAATATAAACTGTTCGAACTATTAGGTGGTCAAGAAGCGACCGGTATAGAATTGACAGAATCATTAGCTATGTATCCTGCATCATCAGTAGCAGGTTGGTATTTCGCTAATCCTGAAAGTAAATATTTTGGAGTGGGTAAGATCAGTGAAGATCAATTGAATGATTACGCCGGCAGAAAAGGAATGAGTATTGAAGATGCAACAAGATGGTTAAGGCCAATTCTAGAATAA
- a CDS encoding FKBP-type peptidyl-prolyl cis-trans isomerase encodes MSVADKLKAMRDEKATANLLAGEKFLTENATKENVVVLPSGLQYLVLKMGEGEKPTLRNTVTCHYHGTVIDGSIFDSSVQRGTPASFPLNAVIKGWVEGLQLMPVGSKWRFFIPPHLGYGERQVSSVIGPNSTLIFDVELISFR; translated from the coding sequence ATGTCAGTAGCAGATAAACTAAAAGCAATGAGAGACGAAAAAGCAACAGCTAATTTATTAGCGGGAGAAAAATTTTTAACAGAGAATGCAACGAAAGAAAATGTTGTTGTTTTGCCTAGCGGCTTACAATATTTGGTTTTAAAAATGGGCGAAGGTGAAAAACCGACTCTCAGAAATACTGTTACTTGCCATTATCATGGTACAGTGATCGACGGAAGTATCTTTGACAGTTCTGTGCAAAGAGGCACCCCAGCAAGTTTCCCTTTGAATGCTGTAATAAAAGGATGGGTAGAAGGCTTGCAGCTAATGCCTGTAGGCAGCAAATGGCGTTTCTTTATTCCTCCGCATTTAGGTTACGGGGAAAGACAAGTCAGTTCAGTGATTGGTCCAAACAGCACACTTATTTTTGATGTAGAATTAATTTCTTTCCGTTAG
- a CDS encoding homocysteine S-methyltransferase family protein: MANIKDELQRRILIIDGAMGTMIQRHKLTEADYRGEKFKDWHTDVKGNNDLLSITQPEIIIGIHKEYLEAGADIIETNTFSSTVIAQADYDMQAVAYEMNVASAKCARIAADEYTAKNPSKPRFVAGAIGPLNKTLSLSPDVNNPGFRAVTFDEVAEAYTEQIKGLVEGGVDVLLIETIFDTLNAKAAIYAAKNFFRKNNLPELPIMISGTITDASGRTLSGQTLEAFYISVSHANPLSVGLNCALGASEMRPHIEELSQIASCYTSAYPNAGLPNAFGEYDEQPHQTAHIIEEWAANGWLNIVGGCCGTTPDHIKHIADEVAKFQPRQRPVLEKAL; encoded by the coding sequence ATGGCTAATATTAAAGACGAACTACAAAGGAGAATCCTGATCATAGATGGTGCAATGGGTACCATGATACAGCGTCATAAATTGACCGAAGCGGATTATCGCGGCGAAAAATTCAAAGACTGGCATACCGATGTTAAAGGAAATAATGACTTGTTGAGTATCACTCAACCTGAAATCATCATAGGCATACACAAAGAATATTTGGAAGCCGGTGCAGATATTATTGAAACGAATACATTTAGCAGTACCGTTATTGCTCAGGCAGATTACGATATGCAGGCTGTGGCGTACGAAATGAATGTAGCCTCTGCAAAATGCGCAAGAATAGCTGCCGATGAATACACTGCAAAAAATCCTTCCAAACCAAGATTTGTTGCTGGTGCTATCGGCCCATTGAATAAAACACTCAGCTTATCGCCGGATGTAAATAACCCGGGTTTCAGAGCAGTAACATTTGATGAAGTGGCCGAAGCGTACACCGAACAAATAAAAGGACTGGTTGAAGGTGGCGTAGATGTTTTATTGATCGAAACAATTTTTGATACACTCAATGCAAAGGCGGCTATTTATGCGGCAAAGAATTTCTTCAGAAAAAATAATTTACCTGAACTGCCGATCATGATCAGCGGCACCATCACTGATGCTAGCGGACGTACATTAAGCGGACAAACATTAGAAGCATTCTACATTTCTGTGTCACATGCCAATCCATTAAGTGTTGGCTTGAACTGTGCATTGGGTGCAAGTGAAATGCGTCCGCATATTGAAGAACTATCACAAATAGCAAGTTGTTACACATCAGCTTATCCAAATGCTGGGTTACCAAATGCATTTGGTGAATACGATGAACAACCGCATCAAACAGCACATATTATTGAAGAGTGGGCTGCAAATGGCTGGTTAAATATTGTAGGCGGTTGTTGCGGTACAACACCGGATCATATCAAACATATTGCAGACGAAGTAGCGAAATTTCAACCAAGGCAAAGGCCTGTGTTGGAAAAAGCTTTATAA
- a CDS encoding Yip1 family protein — translation MNLIERVKNIIITPKTEWEKIATEEQSLSSVISTYVVPLAVAGAIATFIGWAFIGIDYGFFRMKGIGWGVKMAVIQLISSIVGVIVTAFIVDALAPSFGSEKNINRSAQLVAYGYTPSFIGALLGVLPSIGWLGGLFGLYGIYLIYLGLGPMKKTPEDKKVIYMVVTIVILIVVYLILGLILGSLLGTRLPAASLSL, via the coding sequence ATGAATTTAATAGAAAGAGTAAAAAATATTATCATCACCCCAAAAACAGAATGGGAGAAAATAGCAACTGAAGAACAATCTCTCTCATCCGTGATCAGCACGTACGTTGTCCCGCTTGCTGTAGCAGGAGCTATCGCTACTTTTATCGGTTGGGCATTCATCGGTATCGATTATGGATTTTTTAGAATGAAAGGTATCGGCTGGGGTGTAAAAATGGCTGTCATCCAACTTATCTCATCTATAGTTGGCGTTATTGTTACTGCATTTATCGTGGATGCGCTAGCCCCTTCGTTCGGATCTGAAAAGAATATCAATAGATCGGCCCAATTGGTAGCATATGGTTACACTCCCTCCTTTATCGGTGCATTATTAGGCGTGTTACCCTCCATTGGTTGGCTGGGAGGACTGTTTGGGCTTTATGGCATTTACCTTATATACCTGGGACTCGGTCCAATGAAAAAAACGCCAGAGGACAAAAAAGTAATTTATATGGTAGTTACTATTGTCATCCTTATTGTCGTTTATCTCATCTTAGGATTGATATTAGGCAGCCTACTGGGCACAAGGTTACCTGCCGCCAGTTTATCACTTTAA
- the pdxH gene encoding pyridoxamine 5'-phosphate oxidase: protein MSNIADIRKEYKLRSLDEADVSQNPISQFATWWDDAVHSKIDEVNAMTLATVKSDGTPNGRIVLLKGFDENGFTFYTNYNSDKGKELLHNKKVCLIFFWKELERQVKIIGSVEKNSDAENDEYFNSRPEGSKIGAWSSPQSTPIHDRSVIEDNVLKFQAQFKDKAIPRPPHWGGYKVIPELVEFWQGRPSRLHDRILYTLQNEESWKIERLAP, encoded by the coding sequence ATGAGCAATATAGCCGACATCCGAAAAGAATACAAGTTACGCAGTCTCGATGAAGCAGATGTTTCACAAAATCCTATTTCACAATTTGCAACCTGGTGGGATGACGCCGTACACAGTAAGATCGATGAAGTAAATGCAATGACTTTAGCAACAGTAAAAAGCGATGGTACTCCTAACGGACGAATTGTGTTGCTTAAAGGTTTTGATGAAAATGGATTTACATTTTACACTAATTATAACAGTGATAAGGGAAAAGAGTTACTTCACAATAAGAAAGTATGCTTGATCTTTTTCTGGAAAGAATTGGAAAGACAAGTGAAAATTATAGGATCTGTTGAAAAAAATAGTGATGCAGAAAATGATGAGTATTTTAATTCAAGGCCTGAAGGAAGTAAGATAGGAGCCTGGTCATCTCCTCAAAGCACACCCATTCATGACAGATCAGTGATTGAAGATAACGTATTGAAATTCCAAGCGCAATTTAAAGATAAAGCGATTCCCCGACCTCCTCATTGGGGTGGATATAAAGTGATCCCTGAGTTAGTAGAATTTTGGCAAGGCCGCCCGAGCAGGCTACACGACAGGATCTTGTACACATTACAGAATGAAGAAAGCTGGAAAATAGAAAGGTTGGCTCCGTAA
- a CDS encoding DUF4286 family protein has product MIVYNVTIKVHESIKNEWLVWLKEEHIPEVIQTGCFTHATILRLLEVDESEGPTYAVQYHAESKALYNNYIENHSTRLREKSYQKWGNQFIAFRSVMQVVN; this is encoded by the coding sequence ATGATAGTATACAATGTTACTATAAAAGTGCACGAATCAATAAAAAATGAATGGCTAGTCTGGCTAAAGGAAGAGCACATTCCGGAAGTGATTCAAACAGGCTGTTTTACACATGCTACAATTTTGCGGTTGCTGGAAGTTGATGAAAGCGAGGGTCCAACTTATGCAGTCCAGTATCATGCGGAAAGTAAAGCTTTGTATAATAATTATATCGAAAATCATTCTACCCGACTAAGAGAAAAATCTTACCAAAAATGGGGCAATCAATTCATCGCATTCAGGTCGGTTATGCAGGTTGTTAACTAA
- a CDS encoding exodeoxyribonuclease III: protein MRIISYNVNGIRAAIKKGFIDWLKTNPADIICLQETKATKDDVDVKQFEALGFHHHWYSAKKKGYSGVAVFSKIKPDNVEFGNGHAESDDEGRVIQLDFGDIRLINAYFPSGTSGDERQSFKYVWLDEFHAYLNKLKKKYPKIILVGDYNIAHNEIDIHDPKGNKNSSGFLPEERAWMTKFLASGWIDTFREFHTEPHRYSWWSQRFPTVRLNNKGWRIDYITVTEPLKKQLKDADIFPDVKHSDHCPVYVEIKP from the coding sequence ATGCGTATCATTTCCTATAATGTTAATGGCATTCGTGCCGCTATTAAAAAAGGGTTTATTGATTGGTTGAAAACGAATCCTGCTGATATTATTTGTTTGCAGGAAACAAAAGCTACAAAAGATGATGTGGATGTAAAGCAATTCGAAGCATTGGGATTTCATCATCATTGGTATAGTGCAAAAAAAAAGGGGTATAGTGGCGTAGCTGTTTTCTCTAAGATAAAACCTGATAATGTAGAATTTGGTAACGGGCATGCAGAAAGCGACGATGAAGGACGTGTGATACAATTGGATTTTGGTGATATAAGATTGATCAACGCATACTTTCCTTCCGGTACCAGTGGGGATGAAAGACAATCGTTCAAATATGTATGGTTGGATGAATTTCATGCATACCTGAATAAATTAAAAAAGAAATATCCTAAGATAATTCTGGTAGGCGATTATAATATTGCACATAATGAAATAGACATACATGATCCTAAAGGCAATAAAAATTCCTCCGGTTTTTTACCTGAAGAAAGGGCATGGATGACGAAATTTTTAGCAAGTGGCTGGATCGATACTTTCAGAGAATTTCACACAGAACCTCATCGCTATAGCTGGTGGAGTCAGCGTTTTCCAACAGTAAGACTAAATAATAAAGGCTGGAGAATAGATTATATCACAGTGACGGAACCATTAAAAAAACAGCTAAAAGATGCAGATATTTTCCCTGATGTAAAGCACAGCGATCATTGTCCGGTATATGTAGAAATAAAACCATGA
- a CDS encoding ORF6N domain-containing protein → MTKKEVLKEADTMIVDKIYMIRDQKVMLDKDLAEMYGVEVKRLNEAVKRNSTRFPEDFMFQLTIEEWQNLKSQFATSSWGGTRKMPYVFT, encoded by the coding sequence ATGACTAAAAAAGAAGTTCTTAAAGAGGCGGACACAATGATTGTAGATAAAATATACATGATTCGTGACCAAAAAGTAATGCTTGATAAAGATCTGGCAGAAATGTATGGTGTTGAAGTAAAAAGGTTAAACGAGGCAGTAAAAAGAAATAGTACTCGTTTCCCTGAAGATTTTATGTTTCAACTGACAATTGAAGAATGGCAAAACTTGAAGTCGCAATTTGCGACTTCAAGTTGGGGCGGCACGAGAAAAATGCCTTACGTTTTTACATAA
- a CDS encoding PorT family protein: MMSEERNFDFFVKSELADLSPTVSPRIWENIVAERRKRKPVGFWISFFTTKNVMLVLGGLVIVSSAILFLNRSDYSKKAERATNTNAIASIAQSTTVNSQKNITGADATKSLLSPDQQLVSGIEKNQNNNIYQTGEIKNNQQQNSVAIYPLTSIQKPDEETELLDDGNAHTYGETLMSRLLFGTMNTAAAEQSSAMLQNRKFPNVALPGCPTVEEAAAGNKRYIEMYAGPDFTLRNFKDTSKSEYLQKRKASTKVSSAYSAGIRYTRVFNNGMSIKAGVNYSQVNEKFSFVQSNLIQTTYIVDPVSGDTTASYTVTGTRTKTTYNKYRTLDIPLLVGYELGNGRLHVNINAGAMINIYSWQKGEVLDTTYQPVTITTGKSTTSPYQFKNNVGVGLTGGIGVYYKITDQLHVLAEPYFRYNLQPMSKAGLTLQQKYNTVGLHVGVRLDLK; the protein is encoded by the coding sequence ATGATGAGTGAAGAGAGGAATTTTGATTTTTTTGTGAAATCAGAGTTGGCAGATCTTTCTCCGACAGTATCTCCTCGTATATGGGAAAATATTGTTGCGGAAAGAAGAAAAAGAAAACCTGTAGGTTTTTGGATAAGCTTTTTTACTACCAAAAATGTAATGTTAGTATTGGGTGGATTGGTGATTGTGTCTTCCGCAATATTATTTTTGAATAGGTCTGATTATTCTAAAAAAGCAGAACGAGCAACTAATACAAATGCAATAGCTTCAATAGCGCAAAGTACTACAGTCAATTCACAAAAAAATATTACGGGAGCTGATGCAACGAAAAGCTTGCTATCACCAGATCAACAATTGGTATCAGGGATAGAAAAAAATCAAAATAATAATATTTATCAAACAGGGGAAATAAAGAATAATCAACAACAAAATTCAGTTGCAATTTATCCGCTAACGAGTATACAAAAACCTGATGAAGAAACTGAATTGCTGGATGATGGTAATGCACATACTTATGGAGAAACATTAATGAGCAGATTATTATTTGGCACTATGAATACTGCAGCTGCTGAACAATCATCTGCAATGCTTCAAAATCGAAAATTTCCAAATGTAGCATTACCAGGATGCCCTACTGTAGAAGAAGCTGCTGCAGGAAATAAGAGATATATTGAAATGTACGCCGGCCCAGACTTTACTTTAAGAAACTTTAAAGACACATCAAAATCTGAGTATCTGCAAAAAAGGAAAGCAAGTACAAAAGTATCTTCCGCATATAGTGCTGGTATCAGATATACCAGAGTGTTTAACAACGGCATGAGTATAAAAGCCGGGGTAAATTATAGTCAGGTAAATGAAAAATTCAGTTTTGTACAAAGCAATCTTATACAAACAACTTATATTGTTGATCCTGTTTCCGGCGATACTACCGCCAGTTACACAGTGACAGGAACAAGAACAAAAACTACTTATAATAAATACCGCACATTGGATATTCCTTTATTAGTAGGATATGAATTGGGAAATGGAAGACTGCATGTAAATATCAATGCAGGAGCTATGATAAATATATATAGCTGGCAAAAAGGTGAGGTATTAGATACTACTTATCAGCCAGTGACAATTACCACAGGTAAATCAACAACTTCTCCCTATCAATTTAAAAACAATGTAGGTGTTGGTTTAACGGGTGGGATCGGAGTTTATTATAAAATAACAGATCAACTGCATGTACTGGCAGAGCCATACTTCAGATACAATTTACAACCAATGAGCAAGGCTGGCCTTACGCTCCAACAAAAATACAATACAGTCGGGTTACACGTAGGGGTAAGGCTGGATTTAAAATAA
- the recR gene encoding recombination mediator RecR — protein MVFSSTLLENAVNEFAKLPGIGKKTALRLVLHLIKQDENDVDAFSEAISQMRKEIKFCRRCHNISDTELCNVCNNPSRKQQMLCVVENIRDVIAIESTQQFNGTYHVLGGIISPLDGVGPEQLTIDSLLQRIEKEGIEEIIFALNANIQGDTTIYYISKKLKNIPVKITTIARGIAFGGELEYADEMTLAKSISNRIAVENYITSQS, from the coding sequence ATGGTTTTTTCCTCCACACTTTTAGAAAATGCAGTTAATGAGTTTGCCAAGCTTCCGGGCATTGGAAAAAAAACAGCATTGCGTTTGGTGTTACATTTGATTAAGCAAGATGAGAATGATGTTGATGCTTTCAGTGAAGCCATTAGTCAAATGCGTAAAGAGATAAAATTCTGTCGCCGCTGTCATAATATTTCCGATACCGAATTATGTAATGTCTGCAATAATCCATCCCGTAAACAACAAATGTTGTGTGTGGTAGAAAATATAAGAGATGTGATCGCTATAGAAAGTACCCAACAATTCAACGGAACCTATCATGTATTAGGAGGTATTATTTCACCTTTAGATGGTGTGGGCCCGGAGCAATTAACAATAGATTCGTTGTTACAAAGAATCGAGAAAGAAGGTATCGAAGAAATAATCTTTGCATTGAATGCCAATATACAAGGCGATACAACTATTTATTACATAAGCAAAAAGCTAAAGAACATTCCTGTAAAAATAACTACTATTGCTCGTGGTATCGCTTTTGGCGGAGAACTGGAGTATGCAGATGAAATGACCCTGGCTAAAAGTATCAGCAACAGAATTGCTGTAGAAAATTACATTACATCGCAAAGCTGA
- a CDS encoding OB-fold putative lipoprotein, producing the protein MSNTNKIMLLTFLLVVVIVLIRSVIWTKGLKDEDDAGIIKTSPDILLGEFVKDAIQAKQYYISKTLQVSGEVADTFADHLYRTIILLTTGTPGVFINCTLDQKEVNVKRGASITVKGVFDTYDTGNPETQVPGAINLINCYLL; encoded by the coding sequence ATGAGTAATACTAATAAGATAATGCTATTAACCTTTTTGTTAGTAGTGGTTATAGTATTGATCAGATCAGTGATCTGGACCAAGGGGCTTAAAGATGAAGATGATGCCGGTATCATAAAAACTTCTCCGGATATTTTACTGGGCGAATTTGTAAAGGATGCCATACAGGCAAAACAATATTATATTTCAAAAACATTGCAAGTAAGTGGGGAAGTAGCTGATACATTCGCAGATCATCTATACCGGACGATCATATTACTTACAACAGGCACTCCGGGAGTTTTTATCAATTGTACACTTGATCAAAAAGAAGTCAACGTAAAAAGAGGGGCATCCATCACTGTAAAAGGAGTTTTTGATACATATGATACCGGAAATCCGGAGACGCAGGTGCCCGGAGCTATCAACCTCATAAACTGCTATCTGCTATGA